From Pleurocapsa sp. PCC 7319:
AATTGAGTATAAATGCCGCAGGTATTTTTGCTACCGAAATTGCCAATGAGATGGCAAAAGGTAAGGTTGAAGAGAAGCTAGAAGAACCTAAAGAACTACTCAAGTTAAGAGAAGAAATAAAGACATTGGAAAATACTGCTAAAAGTGTATCTGATTTAGAATATGTAATCGAACAAAAGAAAAAACAACTAAAGAACTTAGAGGCTAGTGTTTATTTAAAAAGTGATGATGAAGATACAGAAAAATTAAGATTAATAGAGTTTTTTAGAGATGCTAGAAATATTGAAAGGTATAGTAATAAGGAATTGTCAGCCTTATTTCATCAAGCATTCAGTAAGATAATTTGTCATCGCGGGGAAGTAAGTTTTATGAACAAGATTTACCCGAATAGATCAGTAAGTTATGATGCGTATTTTGAAATTGATGAGGTATCTTATAACATTAACACTAACAAAAAAGCAGTTTTGGCAATCTTGCAAAGGCAATTAAACCGTTAGCGATTGGCTATTAGCTGGTGATAGGATAAGTCTCTAAACCTATTCTATTACTTGTACTGATTAATATAAAACGTGGTTAATCAAACTCAAAATATATCAACGGTTGCTGATATTTTAAAAAAGGCTGAAAGTAGCTTAGATATCTCAGTTGTTGATGCTTTAAAATTAATTGAGCAAAAAGATATAGAAACTAGAGCAGCTATAGCTCATACAGCAGATCTGCTACGTCAAAAACAGGTAGGGGAAACGATTACTTATGTGATCAATCGCAATATAAATTTCACTAATATCTGTGAACAACACTGTAGCTTTTGTGCTTTTCGTCGTGATGCCGATGAAGCTGGCTCATTTTGGCTCGATACGGAGCAAATAATTAGCAAAGCGGCAGAGGCAATAAAGATTGGTGCTACCGAAATATGTATGCAGGGAGGATTAAACCCTCAAGCAAAAATTAATGGGACATCTCTTCCTTATTATTTGAAATTAATTACAGAAATTAAATTAAATTTTCCACAACTGCATCTTCACGCTTTTTCCCCCCAGGAAATTCAGTTTATTGCTCGAGAAGACAATCTCAGTTACGAACAGGTACTATTAGCTCTTAAAGATGCTGGTTTGGGTTCCATGCCAGGGACAGCAGCAGAAATACTTGATGATTCTGT
This genomic window contains:
- the cofH gene encoding 7,8-didemethyl-8-hydroxy-5-deazariboflavin synthase subunit CofH, which encodes MVNQTQNISTVADILKKAESSLDISVVDALKLIEQKDIETRAAIAHTADLLRQKQVGETITYVINRNINFTNICEQHCSFCAFRRDADEAGSFWLDTEQIISKAAEAIKIGATEICMQGGLNPQAKINGTSLPYYLKLITEIKLNFPQLHLHAFSPQEIQFIAREDNLSYEQVLLALKDAGLGSMPGTAAEILDDSVRNIICPEKINSATWLEIISLAHRLGIPTTSTMLSGHIETPQQQIAHLAKLRSLQETAIAHDYPAKITEFIILPFVGQEAPAPLRRRVGRDQPNVPDVLHLTAVARIFLGNWIVNHQPSWVKIGLAGAKLALQQGCNDIGGTLMEEHITTMAGAQGGTSMTVEDLQQAIASLDRPYQQRNTIYKYL